In a single window of the Pleurodeles waltl isolate 20211129_DDA chromosome 4_2, aPleWal1.hap1.20221129, whole genome shotgun sequence genome:
- the LOC138292213 gene encoding keratin, type II cytoskeletal 7-like translates to MSLQGFSARSFGGQGFSGSSSRVARSSGAGGGARGMNSSMSVHLGGTRSISFGGGTRASSGSSMGGGSFAAMSGGGGFGSGAGYGGFGGGSGGAGGFGGFGGRSGGGAGFGGGSGFGGGAGFGGGAGFSGGAPARIEPVHVDPNLLVPLDFTIDPSISEQKVQEREQIKTLNNKFASFIDKVRFLEQQNKVLETKWSLLQEQGGATSGSRKSSIEPLFEAYIGNLRRQLEALIGDKGRLDGELRNMQGMVEDFKNKYEEEINRRTAAENDFVVLKKDVDAAYMNKVELEARVDALTDEINFLRSLYDAELAQVHGDVADTAVILSMDNNRALDLNSIIAEVKAQYEDIARRSKEDAERAFQQKFDEMKLNADAQGGNLKSTKNEISELNRMIQRLKAEIENVKKQCANLQTAIAEAEERGELALNDARMKLSELEAALQKAKEDMARQLREYQELMNVKLALDIEIATYRTLLEGEEGRMDGAIQSQVTMTMVSGASGSGGGQGQSFGGGSGFGGGSGFGGSGFGGGFGGGSFGGGSSFGSGQAQSFGAGSSFGGAAGGGSSFGASDGRKSAIIQTTSHRVSSVRR, encoded by the exons ATGAGTTTACAAGGCTTCAGTGCGCGATCTTTTGGTGGTCAGGGCTTCTCTGGCTCGAGCAGTCGAGTTGCTCGCTCttctggagctggtggtggtgcgcGGGGGATGAACAGCAGCATGAGCGTCCATCTAGGAGGCACCAGAAGCATTTCCTTTGGTGGAGGCACCAGAGCAAGCTCGGGGTCTAGCATGGGTGGGGGGAGCTTTGCTGCTATGTCAGGGGGTGGTGGATTCGGCAGTGGAGCCGGGTATGGTGGATTCGGTGGGGGCTCTGGTGGGGCTGGAGGCTTTGGTGGATTTGGTGGCCGATCGGGTGGTGGAGCAGGGTTTGGTGGTGGATCAGGGTTTGGTGGTGGAGCAGGGTTTGGTGGGGGAGCAGGGTTTTCTGGTGGCGCACCAGCAAGAATCGAACCCGTTCACGTCGACCCAAACCTCTTGGTTCCTCTGGATTTTACCATTGACCCCAGTATTTCAGAACAAAAAGTACAGGAGCGGGAACAAATCAAGACTCTCAACAACAAATTTGCATCTTTCATTGACAAG GTTCGATTCTTGGAGCAACAGAACAAGGTGCTGGAGACCAAATGGAGCCTCCTGCAGGAACAGGGAGGAGCGACGAGCGGATCCCGCAAGAGCAGCATCGAGCCCCTCTTCGAGGCTTATATCGGCAACCTGAGGCGGCAGCTGGAGGCACTGATCGGTGACAAGGGTCGCCTGGATGGGGAGCTGAGAAACATGCAGGGCATGGTGGAAGACTTCAAGAACAA GTATGAAGAAGAAATCAATAGGCGCACAGCTGCAGAAAATGACTTTGTTGTGCTTAAAAAG GATGTGGATGCCGCTTACATGAATAAGGTGGAGCTTGAAGCCAGGGTTGATGCATTGACAGATGAGATCAACTTCCTTAGGAGTCTGTATGATGCG GAACTCGCTCAGGTGCATGGAGACGTTGCCGACACTGCAGTCATTCTCTCAATGGACAACAATCGTGCCCTGGATCTGAACAGCATCATTGCTGAAGTCAAAGCTCagtatgaggacattgcaagaaggAGCAAAGAGGACGCTGAACGAGCTTTCCAACAAAAG TTTGATGAAATGAAGTTGAATGCTGACGCACAAGGAGGCAACCTCAAGTCCACCAAGAACGAGATCTCTGAACTGAACCGCATGATCCAGAGACTGAAGGCTGAGattgaaaatgtgaaaaaacag TGCGCCAATCTCCAGACTGCCATTGCCGAGGCTGAGGAGAGGGGCGAGCTTGCTTTGAATGATGCAAGAATGAAGCTCAGTGAGCTGGAAGCCGCCTTGCAGAAGGCCAAGGAGGACATGGCGCGCCAGCTGCGCGAGTACCAGGAGCTGATGAATGTTAAACTGGCTCTGGACATTGAGATCGCCACCTACAGGACCCTGCTGGAAGGAGAGGAGGGCAG AATGGATGGTGCAATTCAAAGTCAAGTCACCATGA CGATGGTCAGTGGAGCCTCAGGCTCCGGGGGCGGACAAGGACAGAGCTTTGGAGGCGGAAGCGGCTTTGGAGGCGGAAGCGGTTTTGGCGGAAGCGGTTTTGGAGGCGGCTTTGGAGGTGGCAGTTTTGGAGGCGGAAGCAGTTTTGGAAGCGGGCAAGCTCAGAGCTTTGGAGCAGGCTCTAGTTTCGGAGGCGCTGCTGGAGGAGGAAGCAGTTTCGGGGCAAGCGATGGAAGGAAATCGGCAATTATTCAAACAACCTCCCACCGCGTTTCAAGCGTCCGTCGTTAG